A genome region from Clostridium sp. JN-9 includes the following:
- a CDS encoding LTA synthase family protein has protein sequence MNSIKSYIIDISDVLFFTIIITIKSIFFSKYLNYADVTKHIFWPIFSSVIILAGISFLFKKKARARFLFILNVLITIFIISDITYFKYFKDLISIPVLKNGIMLGAVKSSVGNLFDFRDLLYAADLVFIVPVIHRIKYKKGREYSTKIKLAFFSVLLVFGLSIDAFSMISLEKEQPRLLTTMYNRVYVVKKLGIVNYHALDLFSAASVQIAKSTPVSSKTENQIKSFLQSNSEKSTNYKGYANGKNLLMIQVEALQNFVIGSKINGVEVTPNLNKWVNKSMYFNNFYYQIAAGGTSDAEFMTNNSLYPAPSGAAYYLYCGNSFNSMPQAFKEKGYTTAAMHGYRETFWNRNVMYKKMQFDKFYNENDYNLKETIGLGLSDKEFLNQSIEKIKSLKQPYYSFMITLSSHFPYDDTKNYGNFNVGEYENTMLGNYLEAIHYTDAQLGAFLDKMESQGLLDNTVVVLYGDHYAIPKSDEASLNKFLNITKPNELSWMELQKVPMFIHFPKDANKGVNSTYTGEMDVYPTIANLFNLPAKSLLGKDVLNPKNENVIFRNGSFTDGSVFYLSQSSNYYDIKSGSKISENDALKSKKENVLNQLEYSDEIMKHDLLKKFDKETKSK, from the coding sequence ATGAATTCAATAAAAAGTTATATTATAGATATATCAGATGTGCTTTTTTTTACAATTATTATAACCATAAAATCTATATTTTTTTCAAAGTATTTAAATTACGCAGACGTTACAAAGCATATATTCTGGCCTATTTTTTCATCGGTTATAATTTTAGCAGGCATATCTTTTTTATTTAAAAAGAAAGCAAGGGCAAGATTTCTTTTTATTCTTAATGTTTTAATTACTATATTTATCATAAGCGACATTACATATTTCAAATATTTTAAGGATTTAATTTCCATACCTGTGCTGAAAAACGGCATAATGCTTGGAGCTGTAAAAAGCAGCGTTGGTAATCTTTTTGATTTTAGAGATTTATTATATGCTGCTGATTTAGTTTTTATAGTTCCTGTTATTCACCGCATTAAGTATAAAAAAGGCAGAGAATATTCCACTAAAATTAAGCTGGCTTTTTTTTCTGTATTATTGGTTTTCGGACTAAGTATTGATGCATTTAGTATGATTTCCTTGGAAAAAGAACAGCCAAGGCTGTTAACTACCATGTATAACAGAGTTTATGTAGTAAAAAAACTTGGTATAGTAAATTATCATGCTCTTGACCTTTTTAGCGCAGCTTCAGTGCAGATAGCTAAAAGCACACCTGTTTCTTCTAAAACTGAAAATCAGATAAAATCATTTTTGCAAAGCAATTCCGAAAAAAGTACAAACTACAAGGGTTATGCTAATGGCAAAAATCTATTAATGATACAGGTTGAAGCACTGCAGAACTTTGTAATAGGCAGTAAAATAAATGGAGTAGAAGTAACACCTAATTTAAATAAATGGGTAAATAAAAGTATGTACTTTAATAACTTTTATTATCAGATAGCAGCAGGAGGAACCTCAGATGCTGAGTTTATGACCAATAACTCATTATATCCTGCTCCATCAGGCGCAGCATATTACTTATACTGCGGTAATTCATTTAATTCCATGCCTCAGGCCTTTAAGGAAAAAGGCTATACCACTGCTGCAATGCATGGCTACAGAGAAACCTTCTGGAATAGAAATGTTATGTATAAAAAAATGCAGTTTGATAAATTCTATAATGAAAATGACTATAATTTAAAGGAAACTATAGGGCTTGGATTAAGCGATAAGGAATTTTTAAATCAATCCATAGAAAAAATAAAAAGCTTAAAGCAGCCTTACTATTCTTTTATGATTACACTAAGCAGTCATTTTCCTTATGATGATACAAAAAATTACGGTAACTTTAACGTGGGCGAATATGAAAATACTATGCTTGGCAATTACTTAGAGGCCATTCACTATACAGATGCTCAGTTGGGTGCATTCCTTGATAAAATGGAAAGCCAGGGGTTGCTTGATAATACAGTTGTAGTTTTATATGGAGATCACTATGCAATACCAAAAAGTGATGAAGCAAGCCTAAATAAATTTTTAAATATAACAAAGCCAAATGAACTTTCCTGGATGGAACTTCAAAAAGTACCTATGTTCATCCACTTTCCAAAGGATGCAAACAAGGGAGTAAACAGTACTTATACAGGTGAAATGGATGTTTATCCAACCATTGCAAATTTGTTCAATTTACCTGCCAAGTCTCTTTTGGGGAAGGATGTTTTAAATCCTAAAAATGAAAATGTGATTTTTAGGAATGGCTCCTTTACTGATGGAAGTGTATTTTATTTATCTCAAAGTTCAAATTATTATGATATTAAATCAGGCAGTAAAATCTCAGAAAATGATGCTCTTAAAAGTAAAAAAGAAAATGTATTAAATCAGCTGGAATATTCTGATGAAATAATGAAGCATGACTTACTGAAAAAATTTGATAAAGAAACAAAAAGTAAATAA
- a CDS encoding DUF4380 domain-containing protein encodes MINYNIRKNKETEEICMSNGIINVIAVPKQGGRILEYSINGLNVLYRNEELIGKNNDINKERTAENWMNFGGYKGWPAPQTVWQWPPVFDIDQNTFSYEIKKSEKSIELKLISRISETKPIQGLQFIRTITLYDNSSDMYVQETIVNHSEKAVQWAVWDNTQVLSPGFAEIKLNSNVFTGGITFYQDFDIPSSNAYSIRKEDRKILTINCNRKEKFKIGVVTDSGEVSYKCTAYDNDIILKKKFMYEGQVVYPHGSNIEVYADTTLPYAELEILGGMKKIEPNKSISLKVNWNLSMW; translated from the coding sequence ATGATAAATTATAATATAAGAAAAAATAAAGAAACTGAAGAAATATGCATGAGTAATGGAATAATCAATGTTATTGCGGTGCCCAAGCAGGGCGGAAGGATACTGGAATATTCCATTAATGGTTTAAATGTGCTGTACAGAAATGAAGAATTAATAGGAAAAAACAATGATATAAATAAGGAAAGAACTGCTGAAAACTGGATGAACTTCGGAGGATATAAAGGCTGGCCTGCACCACAGACAGTGTGGCAGTGGCCTCCTGTATTTGATATTGACCAAAATACATTCAGCTACGAAATAAAAAAATCTGAAAAATCAATTGAGCTGAAGCTTATCTCTCGTATATCTGAAACAAAGCCTATACAGGGCCTTCAATTTATAAGAACTATTACTTTATATGATAACAGTAGTGATATGTATGTTCAGGAAACAATAGTGAACCACAGTGAAAAGGCAGTACAGTGGGCTGTTTGGGATAATACTCAGGTTCTATCCCCTGGATTTGCTGAAATAAAACTAAACTCCAATGTGTTTACAGGGGGCATAACATTTTATCAGGATTTTGACATTCCCTCCAGTAATGCATACTCCATAAGAAAAGAAGATAGAAAAATATTAACCATAAACTGCAATAGAAAAGAAAAGTTTAAAATAGGTGTGGTTACAGACTCCGGAGAAGTAAGCTACAAATGTACAGCTTATGATAATGACATTATTTTAAAAAAGAAATTTATGTATGAAGGGCAGGTTGTATATCCTCATGGCAGCAATATTGAAGTTTATGCAGATACTACACTTCCATATGCAGAGCTTGAAATTTTAGGAGGAATGAAGAAAATTGAGCCAAATAAATCAATAAGCTTAAAAGTTAACTGGAATTTATCAATGTGGTGA